GACGCCCTCGAGGACTTTATGACCTCCTGTAGCTTCCACCTGCATTTTACTTAAaacctttaaatttttaacttgacAAAAGGCCACAGGTGACAGACTACCTGTCATGTTTTAAGTtttactgtttattttttcgtgatttatttactccattaaatttttcaagtacacaattcatacaaatatttatttatatttatatatatgtatatttattatataaataattgatgcatgtaattaatattttaattgataataataattatgaatggTGCGGagtctaaaaatttaataatgtgtGCCAAAAATGTGGATGGTAGACgcataaattaagaaaatgattttttggtgcagtgtttatttattgtaaaagtttttgttaatttagaGAAAagtcttttaattattattagctgCGTTCTTCATGAAATATGTCAGCATGTCGATGGGAAGTGGAAAGACGATGGTGGAGTTTTTCTCGGCTGATATTGTGTTCAATGTctgcaataattattttttattaatattttatttggatTTTAATTATGTTGAACTATAATCAGTCTGAGTAATTTTGTCATGTCAGGGTAATTTGGACCTCCTGgaaattcattcaaaattatatgtatactgtaaaaaaatcaggagtaaattcggattttatttaaaggcGGATTTAGTccggagttaaaaaaaaaattactctaattTTCGGGAGTTAACAGAAAGTTTTTTTCCAGTTGAGTGATTTCAGAGTGATggagattttatttgaatcttttttcaGGCTGActatgatatttaattaaataaataatttacctgaAGGTAACGAAGTTGCAATGCTGCGGGAGAGTCACCGATAACTTCAGATGCTTCTCTCAATGCTCTGCTCGCCTTCTGTTCGCCCTCTGCAGCAATAAcctgtttgaaaaataaaaatattcattttttttttaaccaaccaATCACgtgaagttgaaaaaaaaataattgactaattttatttaaattcaaatcaaatcttttttgtCAAACTCTAGTCCAGAGCCATCTGGCGTCCATCtacgaaattaaattatccaaGAGTACGAATATATCTACTACTGGTATTCATTTTCTGATGAGATAACGAAAGGTAATGTCCGTTACTtctttaacattaaaatttaaatttaaacataaaataagtaaaaaatacctTTGCACGTGCTTCACGTGCGGCTTCAGCTTCTGCAGCCATCGCACGTTGCAATTGAACTGGCAGACGGACGTCTTtgctgtaattaaatttatcaataaattatttaattaattcggacaataaaaaaagaatactatagtattcactgaaaaaaaaagtatttcttgacacgaaaaaaaattttcttgaagtaagaaatttttccagtcccaagaaaatttttgttttcacttcgtaatgcaaaatatatatcacgTTTTGGCTTTGGAAACTAAATCCAAATggcgtataaattttattttcactgacAATCGTTTTGTAGACTTATTCTatagctaaaaataaaaaaaaaatttttttaagccaaAAAGagataaagtttaaattacgCGCCCTTTTggctttcaaattttttttccaattttcagCTTTAGATCAAGACTACAATATGattagcaattaaaaaaaattcgtacgCCCTTTCGGTTTTAAACTTAGTggctaaaaccaaaagggcgcaCAAATATATGTCCTTTTGAAATTAGTAACGCAATATCTTGTGTCAATAGatcctttttttctaaatgaatgaggaaattaaaaaaaaaaaattgattttacatTTCAACCCGTTCGACTTTGATTCCCCAGGTGTCTGTAGCTTCATCCAGCGAagccttaaaaaataaaatatttatatttaaatatcgatcAGATAATTAACTTTGACATACATAAGTATGTAATAAACTAAATACtgttttggtaatttttttttctacactgaaaataataattattatttaaattttgactttaCCTGCATGTTTGTGGAAATTGTTTCGCGTTCACTCAATATTTCGTGCAACGGCCTCGTGCCCATAGTATTACGCAATGTTGTTTGTGCAAGCAAACGTGTACTGTGATGAGCATTTTCAACATTTGCAATCGATATTGTTGCATTATTAACTCGGTAGTAAACTACGGCATCAACTGACACTGTCACGCTGTCTTTTGTTAGCacctattattttatttattaattaatattaattatttaatcatttatattttacattaatgtctaataaataattacttcttGTGGCGGGATGTCATATGTACGAGTACGCAAATCAACCCGTGCATAACAATCGATACAgggaagtataaaaaaaatacctgaggaaaaatattttgttttatttatcaatttactttttttttcttcattaatttttttatatttattatctgctgttttatttatttaccaggGCCTTTAGCGCCACCAGATAATAATCTTCCTAGTCTAAATATAACCGCTCGTTCATATTCTTGTACGacctataaataaatatagtatataataatcacttgttttttttttttttttttttttttttttttttttttgtaattgaaaatttttttagtctggGAAATGcgactttttttgaatgattGGAATAGTTAATTATATTGCGCAATACTtcgcaataaaaatatttgattttgatattcaaaatttatttttgaggcAATagcagtaaattaattttgaaaatttttcaggacaaaaaaaaaattaggacgcgggaaaaatttagctagtgagaaaaaattcaattttttgatccTCAGTATacgcgaaattttttaactttttactttaacatataattgg
The sequence above is drawn from the Microplitis demolitor isolate Queensland-Clemson2020A chromosome 3, iyMicDemo2.1a, whole genome shotgun sequence genome and encodes:
- the LOC103569854 gene encoding band 7 protein AGAP004871 — translated: MSIPMTTVGNGNMTPVLVNSRPDDIRKRIIGADTQQPQDFSKCGSVLIGLSWALVILTMPFSLFICFKVVQEYERAVIFRLGRLLSGGAKGPGIFFILPCIDCYARVDLRTRTYDIPPQEVLTKDSVTVSVDAVVYYRVNNATISIANVENAHHSTRLLAQTTLRNTMGTRPLHEILSERETISTNMQASLDEATDTWGIKVERVEIKDVRLPVQLQRAMAAEAEAAREARAKVIAAEGEQKASRALREASEVIGDSPAALQLRYLQTLNTISAEKNSTIVFPLPIDMLTYFMKNAANNN